The Larus michahellis chromosome 2, bLarMic1.1, whole genome shotgun sequence genome window below encodes:
- the TMEM276 gene encoding transmembrane protein 276: MGAGGGCGPVLLCAVCLLCARRARQVTAGPAAGFLLQALGAASDALEPLWPGGTAGGHPDPLPGAWVSAVLAQPLVAFGFHRLSGDRATANLLLGLATALAPVAATLPEEGRLLAARAVTVLTATSVLTLAALTANGPAALGSLLLAAGNLLPLPGGRHGGHPWVLAAGSLALQRGLSHSKAAAR; the protein is encoded by the exons ATGGGCGCCGGCGGCGGGTGCGGCCCGGTGCTGCTCTGCGCCGTCTGCCTGCTCTGCGCCCGGCGGGCCCGGCAg GTgacggcggggccggcggccgggtTCCTGCTGCAGGCGCTGGGGGCGGCGAGTGACGCCCTGGAGCCGCTGTGGCccggggggacagcggggggacacCCCGACCCCCTGCCCGGCGCCTGGGTCTCGGCCGTGCTGGCCCAACCCCTGGTGGCCTTCGGCTTCCACCGCCTCAGCGGTGACCGGGCCACCGCCAACCTGCTGCTGGGACTGGCCACCGCGCTGGCCCCCGTGGCCGCCACGTTGCCCGAGGAGGGCCGGCTGCTGGCCGCCCGCGCTGTCACCGTCCTGACCGCCACCAGCGTCCTCACGCTGGCCGCCCTCACCGCCAACGGGCCGGCGGCGCTGGGCAGCCTCCTCCTGGCCGCCGGCAACCTGCTGCCCTTGCCCGGTGGCCGGCACGGggggcacccgtgggtgctggcCGCCGGgagcctggcgctgcagcgggggCTGAGCCACAGTAAAGCCGCTGCGCGGTGA
- the ZFTRAF1 gene encoding zinc finger TRAF-type-containing protein 1 isoform X2 encodes MMSGAEDREAGGGPAAPSAPSAALPGPAAAAAGGPGEAGGAEEAGSLLGGARPHGEAGADPDAPPKKRLRAAGTGAGGPEGAAGSVKLEERLYSVLCCTVCLDLPKASVYQCTNGHLMCAGCFIHLLADARLKEEQATCPNCRCEISKSLCCRNLAVEKAVSELPSECGFCMQQFPRSLLERHQKEECQDRVTQCKYKRIGCPWQGPYHELTVHEAECTHPTKTGNELMEILDEMDQTRKKEMQLYNSIFSLLSFEKIGYTEVQFRPYRTDDFITRLYYETPRLTVLNQTWVLKARVNDSERNPNLSCKRTLSFQLILKSKVNAPLECSFLLLEGPYDDVQIRPVIYHFVFSNESNETDYMALPILDSVECNKLLAAKNINLRLFIFQIQK; translated from the exons atGATGTCCGGGGCGGAGGATCGTGAGGCCGGcgggggcccggccgccccctccgccccctccgcggccctccccggccccgcggcggcggcggcaggcggccCGGGCGAGGCGGGAGGCGCCGAGGAGGCGGGTTCGCTGCTCGGTGGGGCCCGGCCTCACGGCGAGGCGGGCGCCGACCCCGACGCGCCGCCCAAGAAACGGTTgagggcggcggggacgggagcgggggggcccgagggggcggcgggcagcgtcAAGCTGGAGGAGCGGCTCTACTCCGTCCTGTGCTGCACCGTCTGCCTCGACCTGCCCAAGGCCTCGGTCTACCAG TGCACCAACGGGCACCTGATGTGCGCCGGCTGCTTCATCCACCTCCTGGCGGACGCGCGGCTAAAGGAGGAACAAGCCACTTGCCCGAATTGCCGCTGCGAGATCAGTAAGAGCCTCTGCTGCCGCAACCTGGCCGTGGAAAAAGCCGTCAGCGAGCTGCCCTCCGAGTGCGGCTTCTGCATGCAGCAATTCCCCCGCTCCCTCCTGGAGAGGCACCAGAAAGAGGAATGCCAGGACAG GGTGACCCAGTGCAAATACAAGCGGATCGGGTGCCCGTGGCAGGGTCCCTACCACGAGCTGACGGTGCACGAAGCCGAATGCACCCACCCTACCAAAACCGGCAACGAGCTGATGGAGATTTTAGACGAAATGGACCAAACGcggaaaaaagaaatgcagctttatAACAGCATCTTCAGCCTGCTCAGCTTCGAGAAGATCGGCTACACAG AGGTGCAGTTCCGGCCGTACCGCACGGACGACTTCATCACGCGCCTGTACTACGAGACGCCGCGGCTGACGGTGCTGAACCAGACGTGGGTGCTGAAGGCGCGGGTGAACGACTCGGAGCGGAACCCCAACCTCTCCTGCAAGCGCACCCTCTCCTTCCAGCTCATCCTGAAGAGCAAGGTGAACGCGCCGCTGGAGtgctccttcctgctgctggaggggccCTACGACGACGTCCAGATCCGCCCCGTCATCTACCACTTCGTCTTCAGCAACGAGAGCAACGAGACCGACTACATGGCGCTGCCCATCCTCGACTCGGTGGAGTGCAACAAACTGCTGGCGGCCAAGAACATCAACCTCCGCCTTTTTATATTCCAGATCCAAAAATGA
- the ZFTRAF1 gene encoding zinc finger TRAF-type-containing protein 1 isoform X1, translating to MGDLSPTPVIQGLGADSRRFAGGFVCADGFSPVRLCAGLTGDLLSALTWRPGNVPAFGILQSWGIRGVKEASPPRPHFSVIPLIPRCRRHLGGSVPLSPSAFGYPKSRGIGGWITPPPPLPDTGSRIPVGWMETKGGGGKRGGSLSLPLRCEANECTNGHLMCAGCFIHLLADARLKEEQATCPNCRCEISKSLCCRNLAVEKAVSELPSECGFCMQQFPRSLLERHQKEECQDRVTQCKYKRIGCPWQGPYHELTVHEAECTHPTKTGNELMEILDEMDQTRKKEMQLYNSIFSLLSFEKIGYTEVQFRPYRTDDFITRLYYETPRLTVLNQTWVLKARVNDSERNPNLSCKRTLSFQLILKSKVNAPLECSFLLLEGPYDDVQIRPVIYHFVFSNESNETDYMALPILDSVECNKLLAAKNINLRLFIFQIQK from the exons ATGGGAGACCTGAGTCCCACCCCGGTGATCCAAGGCCTCGGGGCTGATTCCCGTCGCTTTGCCGGGGGGTTTGTCTGCGCCGATGGGTTTTCCCCAGTCAGGCTTTGTGCTGGTTTAACTGGGGATCTCCTGTCGGCACTAACGTGGCGGCCAGGGAATGTTCCGGCCTTTGGGATCCTCCAGAGCTGGGGGATACGGGGGGTGAAGgaagcttcccccccccgcccccattttaGTGTAATTCCCCTCATTCCCCGCTGCAGGAGGCACTTGGGGGGCTCCGTCCCCCTCTCCCCATCTGCTTTTGGTTACCCCAAATCCCGCGGGATTGGGGGGTGGattacaccccccccccctcttccgGACACAGGGAGTCGGATTCCCGTGGGATGGATGGAAAccaagggaggaggagggaagcggggaggaagcctttcccttcccctccggTGCGAGGCAAACGAG TGCACCAACGGGCACCTGATGTGCGCCGGCTGCTTCATCCACCTCCTGGCGGACGCGCGGCTAAAGGAGGAACAAGCCACTTGCCCGAATTGCCGCTGCGAGATCAGTAAGAGCCTCTGCTGCCGCAACCTGGCCGTGGAAAAAGCCGTCAGCGAGCTGCCCTCCGAGTGCGGCTTCTGCATGCAGCAATTCCCCCGCTCCCTCCTGGAGAGGCACCAGAAAGAGGAATGCCAGGACAG GGTGACCCAGTGCAAATACAAGCGGATCGGGTGCCCGTGGCAGGGTCCCTACCACGAGCTGACGGTGCACGAAGCCGAATGCACCCACCCTACCAAAACCGGCAACGAGCTGATGGAGATTTTAGACGAAATGGACCAAACGcggaaaaaagaaatgcagctttatAACAGCATCTTCAGCCTGCTCAGCTTCGAGAAGATCGGCTACACAG AGGTGCAGTTCCGGCCGTACCGCACGGACGACTTCATCACGCGCCTGTACTACGAGACGCCGCGGCTGACGGTGCTGAACCAGACGTGGGTGCTGAAGGCGCGGGTGAACGACTCGGAGCGGAACCCCAACCTCTCCTGCAAGCGCACCCTCTCCTTCCAGCTCATCCTGAAGAGCAAGGTGAACGCGCCGCTGGAGtgctccttcctgctgctggaggggccCTACGACGACGTCCAGATCCGCCCCGTCATCTACCACTTCGTCTTCAGCAACGAGAGCAACGAGACCGACTACATGGCGCTGCCCATCCTCGACTCGGTGGAGTGCAACAAACTGCTGGCGGCCAAGAACATCAACCTCCGCCTTTTTATATTCCAGATCCAAAAATGA